One Euphorbia lathyris chromosome 1, ddEupLath1.1, whole genome shotgun sequence DNA segment encodes these proteins:
- the LOC136225749 gene encoding membrane steroid-binding protein 2-like, producing MALELWESLKDAITVYTGLSPASFFTVLAFALSAYYIISELFGSSNNRPRPRSVEEQMQPLPPPVQLGEVTEEELKQYDGNDPKKPLLMAIKGQIYDVSQSRMFYGPGGPYALFAGKDASRALAKMSFEDKDLTGDISGLGPFELEALQDWEYKFMSKYVKVGTIKKPVTDEAEAAEPAEVTREVDDVKPAEPAEVKREVDDVKPAGDGPSSDAPAETPTEDKE from the exons ATGGCTTTGGAGCTATGGGAGTCTTTGAAGGATGCTATCACCGTCTACACAGGTTTATCTCCGGCGTCCTTCTTTACAGTTCTAGCTTTTGCTTTGTCTGCTTACTACATCATATCTGAGCTATTTGGATCATCTAATAATCGCCCGAGGCCTAGAAGCGTTGAGGAGCAGATGCAGCCTCTGCCTCCTCCTGTTCAGCTCGGTGAGGTCACTGAAGAAGAACTCAAGCAATATGATGGTAATGATCCTAAGAAACCTTTGCTCATGGCTATTAAGGGTCAGATCTATGACGTTTCCCAGAGCAG AATGTTTTACGGACCTGGCGGaccttatgcattatttgcggGAAAGGATGCGAGCAGAGCTCTTGCAAAGATGTCGTTTGAAGACAAAGACTTGACCGGTGATATCTCAGGTCTCGGACCATTTGAATTGGAGGCCTTACAGGATTGGGAGTACAAGTTCATGAGTAAGTATGTGAAGGTTGGAACTATCAAGAAGCCTGTTACTGATGAAGCGGAAGCTGCTGAACCTGCAGAAGTTACAAGAGAAGTAGATGATGTTAAGCCTGCTGAACCTGCAGAAGTTAAAAGAGAAGTGGACGATGTTAAGCCTGCTGGAGATGGGCCGTCATCGGATGCACCTGCAGAGACTCCTACTGAAGACAAGGAGTAG